In Caldanaerobius fijiensis DSM 17918, a single window of DNA contains:
- a CDS encoding RNA-guided endonuclease InsQ/TnpB family protein → MMICQHFLIEPTKEQEEKLFYTLYLCRKLYNYSLEQRIKHYKEHGKGLTYEDQQNMLLKYKKEHPEYKKVQSQILQDVLRRLDRACKNFFEGRANYPKFKDKYHYTSITLPQCEAKRNFGKEGYVYIKNIGHIKIKAHRDFDPEKVKTINIKYHAGKWYINLSVEIEEEKEKASTGEKAVGIDKGINSIAATSDGELYLNPRWLQKAEKRLKSLQRQLSRKKKGSKNKEKQKKRLAKLHEKVANQRRDYLHKISYNIVKNNDIICIEDLQVKSMMKNHKLAKSIANAGWGMLDKYLQYKAEREG, encoded by the coding sequence ATGATGATATGTCAGCATTTTCTCATAGAGCCAACAAAAGAGCAGGAAGAAAAACTGTTTTATACACTGTATTTGTGCCGCAAATTATACAACTATTCACTGGAACAAAGGATAAAACATTACAAAGAACACGGCAAAGGACTGACATACGAAGATCAGCAAAACATGCTTCTAAAATATAAAAAAGAACATCCGGAATACAAAAAAGTACAATCACAGATATTGCAGGATGTATTGAGAAGATTAGACAGAGCATGTAAAAACTTCTTTGAAGGACGAGCAAATTATCCCAAATTCAAAGACAAATATCACTACACATCGATAACACTTCCTCAGTGTGAAGCAAAAAGAAACTTTGGCAAAGAAGGATATGTGTATATAAAAAATATAGGGCATATAAAAATAAAAGCACACAGAGACTTTGATCCGGAAAAGGTAAAAACAATAAACATAAAATACCATGCAGGAAAGTGGTATATAAATCTGTCAGTTGAAATAGAAGAAGAGAAAGAGAAAGCATCCACAGGAGAAAAAGCAGTAGGAATAGATAAAGGGATAAACTCAATAGCTGCGACATCAGATGGAGAATTGTACTTAAACCCGAGATGGCTGCAGAAAGCAGAAAAGAGACTAAAGAGCCTGCAAAGGCAGCTGTCAAGAAAAAAGAAAGGAAGCAAAAATAAAGAAAAGCAAAAGAAGAGATTAGCAAAACTCCATGAAAAAGTAGCAAATCAGAGAAGGGACTATCTGCACAAGATAAGCTATAACATAGTCAAAAACAATGACATCATATGCATTGAGGATTTGCAAGTGAAAAGTATGATGAAAAATCATAAACTTGCAAAATCAATAGCGAATGCAGGGTGGGGAATGTTGGATAAGTATTTACAGTATAAAGCGGAAAGAGAAGG